TTTGTCGGAGCAGATTCGGTTCGGAATTTTTTTAGGACTTGGAATCAATCTACTAATGATGACGATCCAATCCCTTTGGAGTTTGGATTTTTTTTCCGAAGGGACTTTAGAAAGTGTAAGTGCAGGCCGGACCACGGGACTTCTGCAAGACTCAGGTTCTGCTTCTTGGGTCTTACCCGTCCTTTCATTACTCTGGATTACGAAACTGATCACCAACTGGCGTAAGTCCAAAGAAAGATTAAGTTTGGCGCTCGCGATTGTTTCTTTTCTATTTGTGACTTGGCTTGGATTGAAACAAGGGAAAGCATTTTGGGTGGTATGGACCATCTCTAATGCTATCGGAATAATTCATCTAACAACCGATTTGTGGATCATTTCTATCACAAAAAAAAGAATCATACGAGTCGCATTGTATTTTTTCATTCCAGTCCTTGGATTTCTCACTTTGTATGGACTTAGTTTTTTACAAAAGGACCTGGCCCTAGTTGAGTTATCCAAAAGAACCATGACTGCCTTTCCGGTTTGGAAATCAGACCCATATTTAGCTCTCAAACGAATGGATTTGGTTCGAGCAGAACTACTGACCATCTGCGTGGAAGGAATCAAAAACAATCTATGGCTCGGAAATGGAATTGGATCTTTCCCACTTGCTATGCTCGATCCTTTCCGCATTGGAACTAAAACATCTAGCATACTGATCGACTTCCCACCTAACTTTTATCTTTGGTTGGTACATGACTTAGGGATTCTTGGTGCAGTTGTCTTTTTGTTCTATATCGGAGTATTTTTGTGGGAGAGGGGTCTTTGGAAACAGGCATCACTACTCCTGATTCCCCTTTTTTTTGGAGTTCAGTTCCAAAACTCGGATGGGGCTTTTCTTTGTTTTTATCTAATCCTTCTCGGGGAAAAAGGGACTGGATACTCTCAGTCTTTTGATAAATTCAGAAAGACAATTTGGTTTTCCCCCTTACTCCTCATCCTTTCTGTCGGCCTTCCTTTGAACTATGCACTTTTTTATTCGCAAAGGTTTTGGGATTCTGGAATTGGATCTGAGTTTCGGAAAAACCAACTAAAAGAATACCAAACGGCAGCTACTCTTCCTCCAGGATCACCTAACTATGAATACGAATTTCACGGGAAGGTTTGGGAATGGAAACTTTCGGAATTTGGTTCTGCTAGGACAGGTCGAATCTTTTTAGAAACCACAAATAAAAGCCCTTTAGTAGAAGTATTATTTTTGAATTCTGATCGAACGACCATAAAACAAGAGTTATTTTCTGAAGTTCGACAAGGATATGTTTGGTCTGGAGAATGTCCCAAGGGGGCATCTTATATTCGACTTAAGTCTAGATCCAAATTGGAATTTCGATTGCCCAGGTCTGGGTTTGATGGAAACAACCGAATCCAATTTTAGAGTTCTATACCAACCTTCGAATGTATAAATCCTTTGTAATTTTGGCGACGGTTTTACCATCTTCGCCGACCACTTCGGTTTCATAAGTTCGAATGGTTTTTTTCTCTTTTTTTAATAGTTCTTTTAAGTCTTCAAATTCGCTATCTGGGATATGGAAGGTAGCAGTGACCGTACCTTCTCCGGGTTTGACAAAATCAATTTTTGCCCCTTTGTCCCAAACCATATAATCTTTTCCCAAATTCATCATCAGTAAAAACATAAAAAAAGGATCACACATAGAATAAAGGGATCCTCCGAAATGTGTTCCTACATAGTTCGTATTAGATAGTATGAGTGGCATAGTAACCACCATGGTGTTTTGATCCACAAGTTTTGGCAGGATGTTGGCACCTTCATAGGGTTTAAACATACGAAAGGCTTGTTCGAACCCATACGTTTGTTCTAAAAAATTCCATAAGGGGTTTACTCTGTATTCCAGAAGAATATCTCTGTGTCTCATAAACACAAGAATTTAAAGTATAGAATGATCGGTCTACTATTTCTTGTAAGTGAAAATAGAGAAATCATAAAAATCAGGGTTCAGAGATATCTAAAATTTCATCCGTTTGACTCGAAATTTCCCGCAATTGCCCCTTCATCTTATAGGTGATTTGTAAAATCCCTTGCTGCTCTTTGCGAATTTTCTCACATTCCTGATGGATTGTCTCTGACAGGTCTTTAATGTTTTCTAAATTTGTATGTATGGTTACAATTTCACCATACACTTCACCTGATGTATCTCTTACTCTTTCTGCAACATCATCAAGTGTTTTAGCTTTCGAAAGGATGGCTCCACCTCTTGATTTCAATTCTTGAATGGATTGAATCACTTCAGCAATGGTGCCGTGAACAATATGAATTTCATCTGCAATGAATTGAAAGGCACTCCCAGATTCAATGCCCAATTTCTCTGCTTTTCCATAATCATTCACGTTTTCTTTGAGTATCTTTGTGATTTGTCTAGCGTTGTTTGCAGTCATTGTAGATAATTTCCCAATTTCATCCGCTATGACAGTGAATCCCTTTCCTTCTGAACCAGAGTGGGTTGCTTCGATTGCAGCATTGATTGCAAGGAGGTTTGTTTCCTTTGAGACTCCGTTGATTAAATCAATGAGTTTCAAAATGTTCCCTGAAGATTCACTAAACTTTTTAATAGTTTTATTTGTATCCCCTACCTTAATTCGTCCGTCCTTACTTAAAAAAACTAAATTCTCCATAGTATCATTTCTACTTTGGATCTCTGCGATGACAATATTTACAATATCAAACATAATATCGATTTCTTCTGAAGTTTTCCCCACTGCTTCCATAAGTTTTACTTCTTCTGTTGCCAGCTGTGATACAATTTGATAAACGCGGTCAATGTCCAGACCCGCAGTATGAATTTTTCCATTTAGATCAGCGATATGTGCACTGATTTCGTCCATTCGTTTGTTGAGGGAAGAACAGTGTTGTAATAAGGAATCTGAATATTCATGGATATCGATCCCTAATCCAGAAAGCAAAAGAACGGGATCAGCCGTTTGGGATTTTGACTCTATCCATAGTTTTACGATTCTGCGTTTTTTATTGAGTAAAAAAAGGTAAAGGATAGTTAAGAGAACTGCTCCGAGAGCAATCAAGATAGGAAACGGAGTGGGGATTCTACCAATGAAGGATTGCAGAATGATTGTGATAGTCAATACAACTAGGATTGTTACTAAAAAGTTTTCTAAACGGTTGAGTGGAGGATAAACCTCATATTTTTCATTGAGTACTTCATACTTATTTCTATTATTTCCCATTGAGTTATCAAAAATCACTTTTATATACTTTTTTTAGAGAAAAACCATTATTTCTCCATCTAAACTATTAGACTATGGAATATACAAAGAAGGAACTAGAAGAATACTCTCCACTGGCGGAACTTCTGCAAAACCAAGTGCGTGGTGTAAAAGATGTAACTGGTCTCGTTGAAGTGACAAAGAATTTAATCGTACAAATAGAAACTTTGTATGCAGAAAAGGAACTATTGTTTGAAAAAACAAATACAAAATCTATAGAAGAAGTAATCTTTCTCATTCAAGGAATGGAAGAACAACTGAACTCCCTATATTCAGAACCTGAGACGTAAAAAAATAACACAATTCGATTTGGGAGAAATCATGGAAAAAGTAATAGACGCAAAATTTTCTAACAAACTGGGAACGTTAACACAAGCAGAGGCGGATGCAGCTGCCTTCGGAATCGTTAAGGTGGATGGAAATGGAAAAATCCTATTGTATAACAAATATGAATCGGAACTTTCAAATTTACCTAACGACACAGTGATTGGTAAAAATTTCTTCACTGAGGTTGCCATTTGTGCAAACAACAGAATTTTTTATGGAAAATTTAAAGAGGGCATGGTCTCTAAAAACTTAGACACGGCTTTTAATTATGTATTCACCTATAGAATGAAACCTACCAATGTTCTGATCCATTTGTATTATGATAAAACATCTGATTCCAATTGGATATTTGTTAAATTGAGATAGTGAAGTGTCATTTGAGTAAATAAAGTTTTTCTCGAATGTATTCTTCTATCCCAGAAAGGCTCGCGAAGTAACTGGTTTGTTTGTCTTCTTCTGGGATTTTATGTTCTATTTTCTTTTCTAATTTCAAAATCAAATCCATATATTGAATGGATTCCATCCCATAATCATAAATTAAATGTTTATTTGGTTCTGGTTTTACTCCAAGTATAGATTCTAAAATTGCTAGAACACTGGAATGAGAATCGTTTGGTTTAGGTGTATTTAAACCTGACTTTTGGTTTTGAATCCTTTCGTACTCGTCATTACAAAGTTTGGTGATGGTGGGGTAGTCTGGTTTGCCATTCGGAAGTTTTGGTAAGGAAACGTTGGTTAAAATCACCCTTGGGACATGGCTATCTGGCAATTCCCTTCTCAAAATTTGTAAAATTTCCGAAGCAGGTAAAGTTCCCGTAGAAAAAAGACCGATGGTTTGTCCAAATCCATCGAAGATGGGAACACATACAAATTCTCCTTCCAGTGAGAGTCCTAGGATTTCTGATTCAATCCGATCCAAGGAAACTCTTTTCCCATTGTGTTTTATGATCCGATCTTTTCTTCCAAAAAGAAACCACCCAAGCTCAGACCAATTTCCTAAATCTCCTGTCGGATAATAAGAATTAGGTGGCAATGTATCTTTGGTCCAAGTTTTGTTTTCCAATAAGAAGGACTGATGGGAAAGAAATGGGCTCTGGATTTGGAGTTCTGTTTCTTCTAATCCTTCTTCGGATCGAAACTTTGTTTCTAATCCTGGAATAATTTGGAACCTGTTTTGCCTGAGTGGGTCTCTGTATCCAATCCCACCTGTTTCTGTAGACCCATAGATTTCGAGAACAGAAATCCCTCCTCGGTCTCGCAAAACACGCGATAGAGGAACGGGGAATTTCATCCCTGAGACTACGGCAAATTCGGGGAGCGATTTACTTTGTGTTAGCGCCGATTGCAACTTAGGAGCCGAGGTGATCCAGAGTTTCCCACTGTCTGAAGATGAGTTGCACTCGAAAGAGACACCCAACCGTTTGGGTAATAAAAAACCCCAGAGCAATCCATAGAGATGACAGAGGGGGACTTGTACATTGACTTTTTCAGACTTCGTATAAAGCGATCGAATTTCAGGATTATTGACCCAATAAGAAATTTCCTGTTCTATCTCGCTCCATTCTTTACATACTATTTTGGGAAGGCCGGTGGATCCAGAAGTGACAAGACAAAATGACTTGGGTGAAGTCAGCAAGGGGAGAGGGAAGTTGGTTAAATGTTCTTCGAGTTTGGTTCCTTTCCAAAGTGGATCGACAAGGATCGGATTTTGAGATTCTAAATCGGATTCAAAATACCCTGAAAGAAAATACTCGTTGTTTGCGAATCGGAGAATAGAGGCCATAAAACAAAAAATCCTCCCCCCAAAGAATGAAGGAAGGATTTCTTGTAAGGTAGGTGTATATTTAAGCTGCTTGTTGTTTTCCCAAACGTTTTTTCATTAGGAACCCGAGGGCTGCTCCCACAACAATCAAACTTGCCGAAACTTCAAAAGCGTTTTTGCGAACAGCTTTGAGAAGGTAGGCAGAAAAACCATTGTCAGCATAAAAATCACTTACGCGAACTACATACGAAGGACGGTTTGGTGCTGGAATTTGATCTACATGCAAATACCAGTCCTTATGAGCCACACCATTCGAGTGCATCCAAGAATTAAAGAAGATATAACCAGAAGTAGAAGGTTTACGAATGTCATCACCTTCTGTTGGGTGGTTAAATACTCCTGGAACAATGATTGCCCAAGGGAATCCATTTTTATCAATAAAGGAATCTTTTCCCTTACTGTCTTTAAAGTAACCAGGACGATAGATTTGTCTGAACACTCCATCTGTCTTTTGGTTGATGGCAAGGAAGTAGTTCAAATGTCCACCCACTAGGTTTTTTGTTTCATTCAAATCCACTGGCTCTTCAAATGTAATCGTAACTTGTGCCGTTACACCGCGAACAAAGTCATTGATTGTAAAAGTAGATCCTGCTTTCGGAGCATTTTTACTGCCAAAAAGTGTCTTGTCAGAACTTGGAAGAATTAAAACTCCTCGTTTGAGTTGCGCTGTATTTAAAGTTCCGCCTGTGCAATCTCCTACAACATTTGCAGTGTACTTCGAGGCAGCAGCACAACCATTCCATGGATTTCCACTTCCGTCTACATAACTCACTTGCACTGTAGCATTTGTGGGAACATCCAAAGAAAGTCTGAGTTCATGATTGTATCCTGCACCTTTTGCAACATGTGTATACGTTCCACGAATCACCTTCACCTTATTTGTTGGAGTTTTGTCCATTTCTGTGCTGAATATTGTCGAGTGGTCATTTAAGTCCGCATCTCCTGCTGATGGATACATATCTTCAAAAGCAATCGTATATCGACCAGAACGTGCTGTGGTTGCAAGGCTTGGGTCCTCTGGAAATTCATCATGAGCATTCGCAATCCCATCACAATCAGAATCAACCGCTTGGACACAACCATTCACTGGTTGGAAATTGGTTGTGTCTACATTAACAACGGGAGCCACAACGACAGTTCCTTCCGATCCAGAACCAGTAGATGGTTGTTGAACAGGAGCCGATCCTGTAATCTCTACCACTTCACCTGTAGTCGGATTCACACCGATGATACTTACTTCGACTGTAGTAACAGTTGGCGGAACACTGATAGGGATGGTAACGGATCCATTAGAATCGGTAGTTCCTGTACCCACTACGTTCGGCTCTCCTGTAGTTGTAGTTTCTGTAACGGTTACTGGTGCGTTAGCTACTGGCCCCGATTCGTTTCCTACAACAACAGTTACGGGAACAGTAATGTTTGTTTCAAAATTAAAGCTACCACCATTGGTTTGGTCTACCACTACGACTGTGGTTTCGTTATTGACCGTTGTCGGTGCTGGTGTGGGAGCTGAAGTTACTGGTGCTGCGGGTGCTGAAACTTCAGTTCCTTGTGTGGTTGCTGTTTGGTCTCCACCTGTGGAACCGCCAGTAGTTTCAGTGGGAGTTGTCACTTGGGTTGGATCTGTGGTTTCTAATCCAACGACTGTAAAAGTACCGTCACCGGTATTTGCCGCTTCTGCTTTGGTCTCTGTTGAGGACCCATCACCTAATCCCAAAAAAGGGAGAAGTAATAAACCCTTCTTTTTATTGGAACAGTCCAAAATTAAAAGGGGAATTGATAAAAGAACTAACCATCGTTTCATATTGAGATTTCCTACCTGTATAGGGAATTAAACGACAAAATAGTAAAAAAATCAACGGAGAATTGGAAGAAATTAGGGAAATCCATTGGACATTTGGGTAGAAGTACGAACAGGGGTGTAAAAAAATGAACGAATCCCCAAACAAATCAGACATAAATCTGATTTGCTCTCCATATAACTTTAGTTTGTTGCTACGTGAGCCACCGCATTCCCAAAAACAAAATTCTGAAACCGAACCTCTCGGTATCCCAATTCTTTTAAGATATTTGCCAAGGTTTCTTGGTCAGGATAAACCTTAGAGGAATGGGGGAGATAATCAAACATCTCATTTTCCTTTCCATAGAGTAAATACCCGAATATTGGAACAATTTTGAAAAAATAAAAGTCTGCAAAGAACTTAAGAAATTTTGGTCGCACACGTCCCACATCCAAATTGACAAAAACTCCATCTTTCTTTAACACTCGTTTGATTTCTAGTAGGCACTTCTTTAGGTCAGAAACATTACGAAGGCCAAATCCCATAGTCACAATATCAAAACTACCATCAGAAAATTGGCTGAGGTCCATGGCATCCCCGATGAGGAGTTGGACTCTTGGGTCTTTTGGGATTTTGTGGATGGCAAAGGACAACATCTTTTCGGAAAAATCAAGGCCTACAATTCGTTCCAATTGCGGTTCTTTCCAGAGCCGAAAGGTTATGTCTCCAGTTCCGCAACATAAGTCTAGGGCAGATTTGGCTTCTGGGACAGATTTTTTGGCCTCTCTGACCACCCAATCTTTCCAGATCCGATGTAGGAAAAAACTATTCCAATCATTGAATCTGTCGTAGGCCTTGGCGATTCCATCAAAATTGGTTCTTACATATTCGGGTTTCTTTTCTTGGGATGGCAGTTGGTATTGGTTCATAGAGGTCGATACATCCATGAATTGGACATTTTCAATTCCCGCAATTTTGATTTTTATTCTTCTTTTTTGTTTTTCACTCACTTCCTTTTATTTTTTCTTTCGAATGATCTTGGGCTTAAGGAAATTGGAAGATCGAAATTTCCGTTCTTCGGTATTTCCCAAAGAACCAACGGAAGCAGAGGTGGAATTGTTTTTTTCCCCATTGGAAAGAACCATTCGTTGGTTACCAACCATCGCTTCCCTTTCGATGCTTCTCGGACTTTTAGGTACTGTTATTGGAATTAACTCTGCTTTTGGTGCCATGGAAGCCCAAGGGAAGGTAAGTTTAGATGTACTCGCTGGTGGAATCAAAGACGCATTGAATACTACAATTGTTGGTCTTCTGGTAGCAATTCCGTCGTTGTATTTCCACCGATTTGCTGAAAACAAAATTCGATACATTTCGGAACTTATGGTAAAGGATTTTTCGAAGGTCCATGAAACTCCGTAAATCAAATTCGGATTCATCGATTGATATCAGTAGTCTCATCGATGTATTATTTATTTTATTAATCTTTTTAATGTTAGCTGTTCGATTTACGGAAACAACATCAACTTTACAACTCGATCTTCCCAAAACACAAACGGAGTCGATTGGGGAAGAGTCTCCCAAGTTTAAAATCCAAATCAACCACTTAGGTTTAGTTTTTTTCGATGGGAAAGAAACATCCAAAGATTCACTAACACTCATCATTCCCAAAAATGAGGATGGAAAATCTCCCATTGTTTTGGAGGTAGATAAGAGAGCTGTATTTGAATCTTTTGTTTTTGTAACGGACTTATTAAAGTCAAAAGGATATCAAAAAGTTGACATCATCACTCGAAAGGATTAGAGGATTGGACCAAATCGATTAAAAATTTATATTTTTTGTTTTTCACTTTTTGTTCCAATATAGTTTTTCCTCTATCATTGGTTTGAATTGCATCAAGAACTCCCATGAGTTGCCCAAAGTTTTGAATCCGAATCAATTGTAAAATCTCTCGTTTTAGTCCTGGCGCTGATGTGTTTAAAAAAGTTTGTACAAATTCCTCTTCAGATTCTTCTAGTTTTGTTGTTTCTCCAAGTTCTTTTGTATGTATGGGACCAATTTTTGATTTTTGAACCAATTCTCCAGGAATGACTTCTAATCTAGTTAAAGGAATTTCAAACCAGAATTCAGATCCTTCTCCAATGATACTTTTTACATAAATGGAACCACCTAGGAACTCAACTAACTGGTGACAGATGGAAAGCCCAAGCCCAGTTCCTTCTTTGTAGGAACTTCCTTGTTCTGTTTGTTGGAATGCTTCAAAGATTGAATGTAATTGATCATTCGGAATTCCAATTCCAGTATCTCTTACAATGAATTTTACTGTATCGAAAGAATGTTCCGGGGTACGTTGGATTTGAATTTCTAAACTTACGGAACCTTGGTTTGTAAACTTTAAGGCATTCCCAAGTAAATTCACAAGTATTTGGCGGATTTTTTGTAAATCTGCTTCGTAATAACAGGCTTCAATTGCACTTGGATTTAAAAGTTCGAAACTAATTGATTTTTCAGAAAACCGATAGGAAAACATGGAGAATAAAGCATCCCAAAGTTGAACGAGCGAAAATCGTTCGCGTGATTCCGTCATTTTTCCTGCTTCAATTTTCGATAGATCCAAAATATCATTGATCATTCCGAGTAAATGGACTCCGTTTTCATAGAGAGAATTTACATAACCTTTTAAGTGGTTCGGAAGATTTGGATCCTTTTCTAAAATTTGAGAAAACCCAATCACCGCATGAAGGGGTGTTCTCAATTCATGTGTGATTTTAGAAAAGAAAACAGATTTGGAGCGATTGGCTTTGATGGCAGCTTCTACGGCTTTTTGTAATCGTTTGTTTTGTAATTGGATCTTTTGAGAATAATCATTTAGTTTATCTTCCGCTAGTTTGCGGTCGGTAATATCAAAGACTGTTGATTTGCTAATTACAAAATTTCCATTTTTGTCGAAGGTAGCTGTTGAATTTAGGCTTACAAAGAAAGTAGACTTGTCTTTTCTTAAAAATTCTAACTCAACACCAGTTAGGTTTTCATTTGGGAAAGAGTCTGTTATCAATCTATATTTTTCTTGGCTACTTTCTGTAAGTAGGTCACTAAATTTAAAGTTGCCAACGATCTCTTCTCTGGCATAACCCAACCAATCCAATTCAGTATCGTTGATCGAAACAATTATGTTATCTTTGTCAAGAGAGTGGTATCCGCACGGAGCATTGTTGTAGAGGTCCAAAATCCTCTCATAAGATTTCATTAAATTCTCTTCGGCAATCTTTCTGTTTGTTATATCGTTTCCGATCGATAAAACTTCATAAGGATATCCAAATTCATTTTTTAAAATTCGGTTAGACCAAGTAACGGTCCGTTTGTCATTTTCTCCAATGAATACATCGTATTCTTGCCTAATATTTTGTTCTGGTCTATGGAAAATATTCCATAGTTGAGATTTCACTTCGTTGGATTTTTCAAAGGGAATTTGAAACAAATCTAATACTACGTCTTTCCCTTCGGCTACTTCTCTAGAGATTTGAAAGAATTCTTCAGCATAAGGATTGATGGAATGGATTTTGAAATCAGGGCTCCAGCGAATGATAATAGAGTTTGCTGTATCATAGATATCTTGGTACTGTTTTTCTTTTTCGCGAATGATGCGTTCGATTTCTTCAGAATTACTTAAATTTTTTCGAAAGAGAATTAACCTTAGTTTTTTCTCCCTTCTATAAGAGTTGTGGTAGTAATAGGCTATAAACAACAATCCAAAAGCAAAGAGAATTGTTAGGAATTCATTAATCATTTGATTTCCAATAATAACATAGTCATGTCGTCAGCTACTTTTCCACCAGAGTAATCCAACACTTCTTCCTGAACCGAATCTAGGAATTCTCTTCCCGATAGATGAATCCGACTTTCGATAATTTCGGAAAATTTTTGATCCCCTAAATACTCTTCGTTATCATTGGGAACTTCAAACATTCCATCGGAGAATAGGAACAAACGATCTCCCGAACTCAAAAACAAGTCTTCATTTTCAGCATTGAGTTGGTCAGGGAACATCATAAGACAAAAACCTTTGGTCCCGAGTTTCGTGATCTTTTGGTCTCGAATGAGAAACATACTGTGGTGGCCAGCCATTGAGTATGAGAGTAGGTTTTCTTCTGCTTTATAACGAATATAAATTGCACTAATGAAATGAGTGCTAATCAGTGGTGTAAGAGTACTGTGGATCCAATATAAACTTTCGCTAGGTGACAAAAAAGATTTATCCATGGTTTTGAAAGTAATGATAGCCATAAGAGAGATCATTGCAGCTGCAATTCCATGACCGGTCACATCCCCAAATAATATATCCAAATCACCAGAAGGTAACAGATCGTAGGTGATAAGATCTCCTCCCACCAAGTCCATAGGTTTGTAGGAAGTGTAAATTTGATAGAGGGGAGAAGGTGGGAATTGGAAAGTTACAAGATTTTCTTGGTTTGCTTTTGCTAGTTCCAAATCTTTTTGGATGGCTTGCAAAAGATCGATTCTCTCTTTTTCTAAGGTTTTGATTTTGATATGAGTTCTGATTCTAGCTAAAATTTCTGTTTCTTGGAAAGGTTTTGTTATATAATCAACGGCTCCTGTTTCCAATCCTTTGACAATGTCACTGGTCTCATTCAGAGCCGATAAAAAGAGAATAGGAGTGTTTTTGGAGCGATCTGTAGTAAGCAATCGTTTGGCGACATCCAGTCCGCTGATTCCTGGCAACAAAATGTCGAGTAGGATTAAGTCAAAATCGAGTGCTTCTGCAAGTTCTAAAGCATATTCGCCGTCGTATGCCACCGCCACTTCATACCCTTGGTTAAGCAAAATATGAGTGATAATTTCAATATTGGTTTCATTATCATCGACAACCAAAATCTTTGCC
The sequence above is drawn from the Leptospira wolbachii serovar Codice str. CDC genome and encodes:
- a CDS encoding LruC domain-containing protein: MKRWLVLLSIPLLILDCSNKKKGLLLLPFLGLGDGSSTETKAEAANTGDGTFTVVGLETTDPTQVTTPTETTGGSTGGDQTATTQGTEVSAPAAPVTSAPTPAPTTVNNETTVVVVDQTNGGSFNFETNITVPVTVVVGNESGPVANAPVTVTETTTTGEPNVVGTGTTDSNGSVTIPISVPPTVTTVEVSIIGVNPTTGEVVEITGSAPVQQPSTGSGSEGTVVVAPVVNVDTTNFQPVNGCVQAVDSDCDGIANAHDEFPEDPSLATTARSGRYTIAFEDMYPSAGDADLNDHSTIFSTEMDKTPTNKVKVIRGTYTHVAKGAGYNHELRLSLDVPTNATVQVSYVDGSGNPWNGCAAASKYTANVVGDCTGGTLNTAQLKRGVLILPSSDKTLFGSKNAPKAGSTFTINDFVRGVTAQVTITFEEPVDLNETKNLVGGHLNYFLAINQKTDGVFRQIYRPGYFKDSKGKDSFIDKNGFPWAIIVPGVFNHPTEGDDIRKPSTSGYIFFNSWMHSNGVAHKDWYLHVDQIPAPNRPSYVVRVSDFYADNGFSAYLLKAVRKNAFEVSASLIVVGAALGFLMKKRLGKQQAA
- a CDS encoding DUF4442 domain-containing protein; translated protein: MRHRDILLEYRVNPLWNFLEQTYGFEQAFRMFKPYEGANILPKLVDQNTMVVTMPLILSNTNYVGTHFGGSLYSMCDPFFMFLLMMNLGKDYMVWDKGAKIDFVKPGEGTVTATFHIPDSEFEDLKELLKKEKKTIRTYETEVVGEDGKTVAKITKDLYIRRLV
- a CDS encoding methyl-accepting chemotaxis protein, with the protein product MGNNRNKYEVLNEKYEVYPPLNRLENFLVTILVVLTITIILQSFIGRIPTPFPILIALGAVLLTILYLFLLNKKRRIVKLWIESKSQTADPVLLLSGLGIDIHEYSDSLLQHCSSLNKRMDEISAHIADLNGKIHTAGLDIDRVYQIVSQLATEEVKLMEAVGKTSEEIDIMFDIVNIVIAEIQSRNDTMENLVFLSKDGRIKVGDTNKTIKKFSESSGNILKLIDLINGVSKETNLLAINAAIEATHSGSEGKGFTVIADEIGKLSTMTANNARQITKILKENVNDYGKAEKLGIESGSAFQFIADEIHIVHGTIAEVIQSIQELKSRGGAILSKAKTLDDVAERVRDTSGEVYGEIVTIHTNLENIKDLSETIHQECEKIRKEQQGILQITYKMKGQLREISSQTDEILDISEP
- a CDS encoding PAS domain-containing protein; this encodes MEKVIDAKFSNKLGTLTQAEADAAAFGIVKVDGNGKILLYNKYESELSNLPNDTVIGKNFFTEVAICANNRIFYGKFKEGMVSKNLDTAFNYVFTYRMKPTNVLIHLYYDKTSDSNWIFVKLR
- a CDS encoding non-ribosomal peptide synthetase produces the protein MASILRFANNEYFLSGYFESDLESQNPILVDPLWKGTKLEEHLTNFPLPLLTSPKSFCLVTSGSTGLPKIVCKEWSEIEQEISYWVNNPEIRSLYTKSEKVNVQVPLCHLYGLLWGFLLPKRLGVSFECNSSSDSGKLWITSAPKLQSALTQSKSLPEFAVVSGMKFPVPLSRVLRDRGGISVLEIYGSTETGGIGYRDPLRQNRFQIIPGLETKFRSEEGLEETELQIQSPFLSHQSFLLENKTWTKDTLPPNSYYPTGDLGNWSELGWFLFGRKDRIIKHNGKRVSLDRIESEILGLSLEGEFVCVPIFDGFGQTIGLFSTGTLPASEILQILRRELPDSHVPRVILTNVSLPKLPNGKPDYPTITKLCNDEYERIQNQKSGLNTPKPNDSHSSVLAILESILGVKPEPNKHLIYDYGMESIQYMDLILKLEKKIEHKIPEEDKQTSYFASLSGIEEYIREKLYLLK
- a CDS encoding PAS domain-containing sensor histidine kinase, translated to MINEFLTILFAFGLLFIAYYYHNSYRREKKLRLILFRKNLSNSEEIERIIREKEKQYQDIYDTANSIIIRWSPDFKIHSINPYAEEFFQISREVAEGKDVVLDLFQIPFEKSNEVKSQLWNIFHRPEQNIRQEYDVFIGENDKRTVTWSNRILKNEFGYPYEVLSIGNDITNRKIAEENLMKSYERILDLYNNAPCGYHSLDKDNIIVSINDTELDWLGYAREEIVGNFKFSDLLTESSQEKYRLITDSFPNENLTGVELEFLRKDKSTFFVSLNSTATFDKNGNFVISKSTVFDITDRKLAEDKLNDYSQKIQLQNKRLQKAVEAAIKANRSKSVFFSKITHELRTPLHAVIGFSQILEKDPNLPNHLKGYVNSLYENGVHLLGMINDILDLSKIEAGKMTESRERFSLVQLWDALFSMFSYRFSEKSISFELLNPSAIEACYYEADLQKIRQILVNLLGNALKFTNQGSVSLEIQIQRTPEHSFDTVKFIVRDTGIGIPNDQLHSIFEAFQQTEQGSSYKEGTGLGLSICHQLVEFLGGSIYVKSIIGEGSEFWFEIPLTRLEVIPGELVQKSKIGPIHTKELGETTKLEESEEEFVQTFLNTSAPGLKREILQLIRIQNFGQLMGVLDAIQTNDRGKTILEQKVKNKKYKFLIDLVQSSNPFE
- a CDS encoding ExbD/TolR family protein, which gives rise to MKLRKSNSDSSIDISSLIDVLFILLIFLMLAVRFTETTSTLQLDLPKTQTESIGEESPKFKIQINHLGLVFFDGKETSKDSLTLIIPKNEDGKSPIVLEVDKRAVFESFVFVTDLLKSKGYQKVDIITRKD
- a CDS encoding MotA/TolQ/ExbB proton channel family protein, with the protein product MEDRNFRSSVFPKEPTEAEVELFFSPLERTIRWLPTIASLSMLLGLLGTVIGINSAFGAMEAQGKVSLDVLAGGIKDALNTTIVGLLVAIPSLYFHRFAENKIRYISELMVKDFSKVHETP
- a CDS encoding ubiquinone/menaquinone biosynthesis methyltransferase → MNQYQLPSQEKKPEYVRTNFDGIAKAYDRFNDWNSFFLHRIWKDWVVREAKKSVPEAKSALDLCCGTGDITFRLWKEPQLERIVGLDFSEKMLSFAIHKIPKDPRVQLLIGDAMDLSQFSDGSFDIVTMGFGLRNVSDLKKCLLEIKRVLKKDGVFVNLDVGRVRPKFLKFFADFYFFKIVPIFGYLLYGKENEMFDYLPHSSKVYPDQETLANILKELGYREVRFQNFVFGNAVAHVATN